A genome region from Plasmodium vinckei vinckei genome assembly, chromosome: PVVCY_07 includes the following:
- a CDS encoding erythrocyte membrane antigen 1 encodes MNAISLALISSIIFNIALAQKCLGSESLIDCFSFLKKKTKKKHKIDESVKDKGAYDPDIPDIKFIDEFNPTMIEDHECHQTELDDPFISEANGTIIDKAPKFLRGKNKLRIKGWYIRPYEEEYEDMINAMFMDLNNYQSGQKDEHKQESSTIAIPNSLEKQKLPAILEEYLSTQGENEKFDEDIAMFRFMLPEMGMIIQGVWVDGLGLKLQGLCEDASVELTIT; translated from the exons ATGAATGCAATATCATTAGCCCTAATATCctcaataatatttaatatagcTTTAGCGCAAAAGTGTTTGGGCTCAGAGTCACTCATAGATTGC ttttcattcttaaaaaaaaaaacaaaaaaaaaacataagaTAGATGAATCAGTTAAAGATAAGGGAGCGTACGACCCTGATATTCCAGATATCAAATTTATAGATGAATTCAATCCAACAATGATAGAAGATCACGAATGCCATCAAACTGAATTAGATGACCCCTTTATCTCAGAAGCCAATGGTACTATCATTGATAAAGCTCCCAAATTTTTAAgaggaaaaaataagctCAGGATAAAAGGATGGTATATTAGACCATATGAAGAAGAGTATGAAGATATGATAAATGCTATGTTTATGGATCTTAACAATTATCAGTCCGGCCAAAAGGACGAACATAAACAAGAATCCAGCACCATTGCAATACCTAATTCGCttgaaaaacaaaaattacCCGCAATACTTGAAGAATATTTAAGTACACAAggtgaaaatgaaaaattcgATGAAGATATTGCAATGTTTAGGTTTATGCTTCCGGAAATGGGCATGATAATTCAGGGTGTATGGGTTGATGGTTTAGGGTTAAAGCTTCAGGGTTTATGTGAAGATGCTTCTGTTGAATTAACTataacataa